GCGACCTTCCCGCACAGAAAACCCTCGATTTTTCAGGTTATTGTGTGATCGCCGCCCTGTCGGAATTGAAAAAGTGGGCCACCAGCCTGCAGGAAAAGGGAAAATTCGCGGTGGATTTGGAGACCACCTCCGAACAACCTGTCCGCGCCGACCTGGTGGGAATATCGCTCTGTGGCGAAGACGGGCAAGCCTGTTACGTACCGGTCGGCCACGTCAAAGGCACCCAGTTGCCGAAAAAGGACGTGCTGGACGTTCTACGCCCGATTCTGGAAGACGAAGATATCGAAAAGGTCGGCCAGAACATCAAGTACGACATGATCGTCCTCAAAAAGGAAGGAGTCGAGATAAGAGGCATCAAATGCGACACAATGCTCGCATCTTATCTTCTTGATCCTTCTCGGCGGGGCCATTCACTGGACGATCTGGCACAGGTGTTTCTGGAACACCGTATGATCGGCATCAAGGAGCTTATCGGCACAGGAAAAGGCCAGATCCTTTTTTCGCAGGTGGATATTCCCCAAGCCGCAGAGTACGCGAGCGAAGATGCGGACGCGACATGGCGCGTGGCCTCGATTCTCTGCCCAAGAATAGATCAGGAAGGTTTGGGGGATCTGTTCCGCAATGTCGAGCTGCCCTTGATTCCTGTCCTGGTAGACATGGAACTGGCCGGCGTGCGTGTGGACACAACCTATTTGCAGGAGCTTTCGGGAGAATTCGGTAAAGTGCTCGAGGAGACTGAAAGCCAGATTTACCAGATCGCCGGAGAGTACTTCAACATCAATTCTCCCAAACAACTGGGTGAAATCCTTTTCGAGAAACTGGGGCTAAAGTCGGTAAAGAAAACCAAGACCGGCCTTTCCACGTCGCTGGAAGTGCTCGAACAGTTGGCGTTGGAGCATGACCTTCCGGCCAAGATCCTCGAATATCGCTCGATTTTCAAGCTCAAATCCACCTACGTTGATGCGCTTTCGACCCTGGTCAACCCGGTGACCGGCCGGATACACACATCGTACAACCAGGCAGTGGCAGCTACAGGACGACTGTCCTCGTCCGATCCCAATTTGCAGAATATCCCTATTAGAACCGCGGAAGGCCGCAAGATCCGGCGGGCCTTCATACCCGAGGACGGGCACGTGTTTGTGGCCGCGGACTATTCCCAGATCGAGCTTCGGGTCATGGCACACCTTTCCGGTGACGAAAGGCTTAGGACGGCGTTTTCCGCAGGGGAGGACATCCATGCCATTACAGCCGCAAGTGTGTTCGGCTGTTCCCCTGCTCAGGTCACTCCCGAAATGAGGCGAAAGGCCAAAGCGATCAATTTCGGGATTATGTACGGCATGGGGCCGTTCAAGCTCTCCAGTCAGATCGGAGTGGGCCTTAAAATGGCTCGCAAATACCTGGACGATTATTATGAGACCTATTCCGGCGTGAAAAAATACATGGAGGAAATCCCGGAACAAGCAACCAAAGACGGATTCGTTACCACCATACTGGGGCGAAAGCGCTTTCTGCCGGACCTGAACAACCCCAACAAAATCGCCCAACAGGCAGCTAGAAGGGTCGCTATAAATACCACGACTCAGGGGAGTGCAGCGGATCTGATGAAACTCGCCATGATTCATGTTCACAAGGCGCTCCGAGACCGCGGCTTGCCGGCACGCATGATCCTGCAAGTGCACGACGAGCTGATCCTGGAGGTTCGAGCCGACGCGGCTGACGAGACCGCGGAAATTCTGAAAAAGAAGATGGAACAGGTCTATCCACTGGCCGTGCCTCTCGTGGTCGACGTGGCCACTGGTAAAAACTGGGCCGAGGCGCATTAGGTGAAGGAGATTCTGGGGGAAACTTTTTTGCAAAAACTGCTGCGCGCAGGGCGACAACCCGTCTTTAGACTGGCTCAACCGCTGTCCTGAACGTGGGCAACTCGAAGGAATGTGTGGCCGCCCGCCGAGGGCACCCCAGACCCCCTTCAAAAAACTCCTATATCTTGTTTAGATATGCGCCTCGGCTTCGACGCCTTGTATACTGTTTCTCTGAAGTTCTTGCCGAGTGGTGCATTCCAGTCGTCCCGGCGAAAGCCGGGACCCAGGTTCTCCTGGATCCCGGCTTATTGTCTGGTTCCCAGGCTCCGCCTGGGAACCAGG
The sequence above is drawn from the Desulfomonile tiedjei genome and encodes:
- the polA gene encoding DNA polymerase I translates to MTAKKETIYLIDGSSYIYRAYHATGGLSNSKGFPTGAVFGFTNMIMKTLKDKAPRYIAVVFDAKGPTFRHEKFPEYKANRPSMPEDLKVQIPLIHQIVEAYSLPSLSIEGFEADDVIATIANQAKEKGWDVVVVSADKDLMQLVGAGVVMWDPQRDMVYDPEAVQKKFGVPPTQLLDLLALMGDSSDNVPGVPGVGQKTATSLIQQFGSVEGVYSRVDEVQQPRIRSNLAENRDKAFLSRDLISLNYETPVGKALEDLVPGEYDTERLREIFGELEFKKLMGDLPAQKTLDFSGYCVIAALSELKKWATSLQEKGKFAVDLETTSEQPVRADLVGISLCGEDGQACYVPVGHVKGTQLPKKDVLDVLRPILEDEDIEKVGQNIKYDMIVLKKEGVEIRGIKCDTMLASYLLDPSRRGHSLDDLAQVFLEHRMIGIKELIGTGKGQILFSQVDIPQAAEYASEDADATWRVASILCPRIDQEGLGDLFRNVELPLIPVLVDMELAGVRVDTTYLQELSGEFGKVLEETESQIYQIAGEYFNINSPKQLGEILFEKLGLKSVKKTKTGLSTSLEVLEQLALEHDLPAKILEYRSIFKLKSTYVDALSTLVNPVTGRIHTSYNQAVAATGRLSSSDPNLQNIPIRTAEGRKIRRAFIPEDGHVFVAADYSQIELRVMAHLSGDERLRTAFSAGEDIHAITAASVFGCSPAQVTPEMRRKAKAINFGIMYGMGPFKLSSQIGVGLKMARKYLDDYYETYSGVKKYMEEIPEQATKDGFVTTILGRKRFLPDLNNPNKIAQQAARRVAINTTTQGSAADLMKLAMIHVHKALRDRGLPARMILQVHDELILEVRADAADETAEILKKKMEQVYPLAVPLVVDVATGKNWAEAH